The Equus quagga isolate Etosha38 chromosome 19, UCLA_HA_Equagga_1.0, whole genome shotgun sequence DNA segment GCTGCCCCTGGGTTTAAACAGCCTCTGGAGCATCTGTAAGACACCTCATGCGGTGCGGGACAGTCTGACGAAGTCTTTGTTCCTTCAGGATGCCCGTGTGGGGAGGTGGAAACAAGTGTGGGGCCTGCGGACGGACTGTGTACCACGCGGAGGAGGTGCAGTGTGATGGGCGAAGCTTCCACCGCTGCTGCTTTCTGTGCAGTAAGTACCTCCCGGAATTGATGCTGAGAAGCTTCGGTTCACTTCTTGAAGGGAAAAGCTGTGGTGTTGTTAACAAAGATTATTTTAGAAGCACAAGTGGTTTTTGCCTGTCTGTCCCCCTAGACATTGTAAATGCTCAGCCCAGCAGCCAGGGCAGCAGGGGTGACCGGGACACCTGGCCTTCCAGTGTCCCCAGAGCTCTCAGCCTCCACTGGGCCTTTCCTGCACTGACTTCTTCTCACCTCCGTCCCCGCTTCACTCAGAGCTTGGGTCGTTCACAGCCTGGCACCTGCAGTTTCTGGCGTGTCCTGTGGGCCTGGCTGCGGCTTCTGATTGGATGGCCCCTCCTCGCCCCAGCTTGCTTTCTGGCTGGGCTCCTTCTCTGACATCTACTTGCTGTTTCTTACCACACTGTTAGTTGAAATTCAGATGTCTGGAAGCTCATCTTCTCTAGAGGCTCAAATTGTCTTCTCTGGTGGTGAATAATCAGAGTTATTTCTGGTTATTGATATCCTAAATTGGAGGGAAAGGAACTTAGGATATGAAAATCTCATAGAGCAAGTTGGGAATTACTTTGTTTATAGATGGGAAATGATCAGAGTGTCTGATATAGACAGGAAGTAGGACATAAAACAGCACGTGCCCGTATGCTCAAAAGACAGAGTGCCTGAtaacaagagaaacagaacaagagATGAGCTGTCGCTCTGCCCATTCCCTCTGTGACAACGAAGTGttcagtttttgttgtttttttaaaatattttttttttttaaagattggccctaacatctgtcgccaatctttttttttcctcctcttctccccaaagcccctcagtacatagttgcatattctagttgtgagtgcctctggttgtggcatgtgggacgccgcctcaacatggcctgatgagtggtgccatgtccatgcccaggatccaagccggtgaaactctgggtcgccaaagcagagcgcacaaacttaaccgctcggccacaggacGGCCCCAAAGTCTTCAGTTTTAAAACAGGAGAGTAGCTGCTTCAGAAAGCTCTTCATTAATCACCTGattcaaatgacaaaattttctttCGTGCAGGATCTGTCAGATGAGGAACTCACCTGTATGTGCAGACACTTGCTGTATCTATAGTACCGTACAGTGAAAATTACTGTTAGAAACTGCATCTAATAAAACATAAATCACGTCACACTAAGAAATAATCTTCAGGAAAAATTTGTCTCTCAAATTGTAGTTGTCGTTTTCCCTCCCGGCACCAGTCTTCAAGGGGTCAGGGCTTGCCTGCAGCATCACTGCTTCACGGACAACCAGGAGCAGGCCACAGAAGGTCAGTTACAGAGAGCAGAAAGACAGCAGATGCGTGTTTGCTGTGTGCCTCCAGACTTGCCGCCACTTCGCAGATTTGCCTTAACCATTTCTTCTCTTAgaagttcctttttttcccttaaggaaTGTATTTTTCTGGCAGGTTTCTAACCAAAAGAGTACGTGAACAAAGAGGAAAGGCAAATACTTTAGAAACTGTTGTGAGTTTCATCTGGGTGAAGCCATGATGGCTAGACCAAAAGTTAGTGTTTACTAAACGTCGGGCTCCTCCTAAGGTCTGTCTCTGCGCACTAAAGCCTTGTAAGGAAGTGGTTCTGAGGGGTCTCCAGGCCTAGACGACTTTGACTGCGGAGGAGGCCAAGGACGCAGGGGCGAGAGTGGCGAGAGGAACATTTTCATATACTTAAACTTGCTTTGCTTAGTACTTATGtgtttttcaaagctttttatatttatatatatttattctgcCTGCTAAGGGTGTTTGTTCTTCCTCAGCGTGTGGTTTTAGGGTAGCTGTCTGAAGTAGATGCGTCATTCTGAGCCTCAGCAGCATTCTATTCCCCCAGACAATACAAACTTCGTCACCTCCCCCTCCTTTAAACCAGCCGGCTAGCCTTTCCCTGTCCTTCTGtctgtccttcctccttttgtttctccCCTTTTGAATAAGGGGGAGAATCTCCTTTTCTACTACACTCATCTTGGATTTCCAGCTGCCCCACTGTGCTACCAGTGAGCTccctcataatttctttttttctcaagcttAATTGAAGTTTTATAAAGTGAAATAATGTCTGGATAGAACATGAGGACATCTGGCAGTTTTATGAAGTGGGATACGTGGAAATGGGGCAAGAACTCCATCAAGAATGAATGTGTTCTCCTTTGGGACGGAAGAGGAAACACATGCAGACTGTAAAGCGCTTGCCGTTTTCCAGCGCACTCAGCGCTGCGGGGGAAGCGGGCCGAGATGAGAGAAATGCTGTTTCCCTTCTAGACTAGTGATGCAACCTCAACTTCTGGATTGCAAACTGTTTTTGTCCCAGGGGGTCCTTTCTGGGCACGAGGGTCTAAAGAGGCAGCTGCCCCAAGGTGCACTCGGCTCCCTTTGCTCTGTCTTAGGTTGTGATCCAACAGTCCTTGGATGAAGATGCTGAAAAGGTGGTGTTGAGGGTTGGGAGCACAGTGTTCCTTTTATACATGTCATTATTGCCATCTCTGAAATTGGCTCCCTCCTGCCCGAGAGGCAACCCATATTCAATGTGTGAGGCTTCAGGATGTTAACGTTCCGAGATATTTCTGAAACAACTGTCATATCCATAGAGGAAGGCAAATCGCCATCCAGTGTGGCTGAGCCTCCAGATGCTGTCCCCTGGCTATTGGGAAGCCTCAGAATAAACAAGGAATGTTAGCGAGCCTGTGCCTTTACCACTTGTGGACCATGTGTCAGCGCTGCCATTGTTCTAAGGAAAAAGGCATCTTTGACACACTTTTAAAGTCTAGCTTTTCCCCCCTCAGTGGTTTGCAGGAAAAATTTAGATAGCACCACAGTGGCAATTCATGATGAAGAGATCTACTGCAAATCCTGCTACGGGAAGAAGTATGGGCCCAAAGGCTATGGGTACGGCCAGGGCGCGGGCACGCTCAACATGGACCGTGGCGAGAGGCTGGGCATCAAGCCAGAGAGGTGAGTGAGCACTGTGTCACCCTAGAAATGAGTTATAACAATTCATGTGCTTGGGGAACAGGGATCTGGGAGTTTCCGGATTTATAGCTTAAATTAAGTAAATGACTAATTTTCTAGTGTAAATTAGTGACTATTCTTTAAGCTCGAAATACTGAGTTTTGGACCTGACACAGTTCTTACTGACTTTTCCAGTGGTTCCTAATCCTGCTTTTAGAGCATTCTAAGGTGTGTCAGGGGGTCATGATGTTCCCAAAAGAGGTCTGAATTTACTTCATTTCACAGCACCTTGGGGACCAGACGCCAGGAGCTCAAAGGATAGAGCAGTGTGGCATCTGAGTCACGAGATGCGTGTCTCATGAGCAATTGAGCAGTCAATGAAAATTCCTGTCACTCCTTCCTCGTAAGACTATTTCCTCATCAAGAAATTGCTTTTCTATaacttaaaaattgaaatgattttctgtttttgattctttgaaaGATTAGTGTTAAACTTTAAAGCTTTCAGTAGCAAAGTGCTAAGTTTGCTAAACTTCTCTTAGTATTTCAGGCTCAGGCTATGTAATTTCTTCATTTGGAATTTCCTCTTAATCCCTATTTTTGGCCCAGTAATTCCCCCACGTGAACTCACATTTTTCACATCCATTTTATATTGAAGATGTCAAAATTGGTGTAATACCCCAAGAAGATGGCCATTGGATAAGACCATTAACGGTGTCCTTACTGTGGGCTGGACGCCAGGCTGGACTAATAACACGTGTTCACTCGTGGACTGCTTGCAACAACCCTGAAGGCAGGGCTTCCCGTCTTACTCAAGAGCAGATTGAGACAATGAGAATTCAGTGATTTGCCTAAAATCGTACTGCTAGTTAATTGTAGAGCCTGGAACTTAACCTAGTGTAACCCCAAAGCTTGCACTCTTAAAACATGATGCATAAGGTATGCCTGAAATAATgattattgagtgcctactgtctGCCGACCGTCTGTGCTCATCGTAGATGATCCTCACAGTAACTGTTAGAGTTCAGATACTTGGCCCCTATCATGTAGATGGGACACTCAGGGTCAGGTCACACAggtaagcagcagagccaggattggagCTTGTGTCCGTTTGGCTCCCAAACCTGTCCTCTCTCCATGGCACTGGGGCCACCTCTCTGTTCCTCGGTTTCCCCCCTGGTTCCAAGCCCTGGCGCCTTGTAGCAGTTGTACAGGGCCAGCTCACTCCTGGTGCGTGCCGTCACCTGCAGGAGCCCAGCTTCCCTTTGTCTTTGTTAGAGTTCATTGttcttgctctgctctccttTTCTGAGTTATTAAAACTCATTCTTGTTTCCCAAGATTTCACTGGGAATAAAACCTCTTTCCTCCTGCTTGCCCACCCTCTCTAGGCATTGGCGAGCCCTCTGTGCTGGCCTGACTCGCTCTGTGCCTTgaactcttcctcttcttagcCTGGCCACAGGCTGCCTTCCTTCAGGACCAGGTAGAGGGACTTCCTTTTCCAAGACGCCTTTTTTAAAGACTGCACTCAGGGACACCTGTGGTCTGGGCCATGCTGGTGGCATGTGGTAATTGTAACAGCTTTGGGGACCAAACATCTTCCCGAGGATCTCCTGGAGAGGCGGCAGAGCGGGCAGAACTGCCACTGAGGCCAGCCTGCACTGTTCACCAATTCAGCAACCTCTAGCCCCTCAGGCAGTTACCTAATACCTAAGCCCCCAGTTCTTTATCTGTAATCCGAGGTAACCAGTAGCGATAGCCTACAACGTTGTGAGAATGCAGGGGAAAGAGAATCTCTGTGAGGTTCTTGTTAACATGATCGGCAGATGTGGAAATTTTTCTCGGGAAACTCATAAATGCAAGTATTGGCTATCCTTCTGAACAGCGTTTAAAATCACTTTTGGAAGTAGGCACATACAGTAGGTTGTGGAGATGATTTGTAATATGCTACATTAGGAACAGAAAAACCAATACTGTGAATTAGTACTTGAATTGGTATTTGTTGCTTAGAATAAAATTTCCAGTGGCCACCCCAAACACGGTTCATGAAATGCCTTGTATTAAATAGCTTGGGTGGAGGCACAGAAGACTGTTAAATGACCCAAAAGTGGCTAAAGTGGAGATGAAGATACTGAAGACACGATTGGAGAGTTTGAAGAAACTGTTTTATGAAACGGCAGTATTtctaattaacattttattttaagtgtgtgtgtaaCTTCATAAAATGGAACTTAGAAAACGTTTGTTCCCATAGGAGAACTGACCTGGGCACCACCTTCTGCTTGCCCACTGGTTAGATCTTAGCTGCTCTACAAACTTACAAGGTTCTAGAAGGGTCTCTAAATCTTCCCAAAGCCCAGAATGGTGTTCTGCATAGTAGGTGCGCCTGCATCTTGACTGGAAAAAATTAGAGCAAGGAAAATATGGATTACCGGGTGACCtgtaaataatgacaaaaataccaCTCTAcccagagaaaaagtaaaaatagatcaCATAGGAATAGgcagattttctaaaatattccgtgcagaaaataatttttcagtttcccCTATTTGAGACATACTAAGAAATTAAGTATCTGTAAAACATACTTAACTTTCTTACTTATAGACTACTTACTTATAGGACCCATTTGCAGAAACTTAACTGCTAAGTTAATGATTTTTCAATCTTACGTGACATGAAAGGCTAGATGCAATTCTAGTGGTACTAATATATGAGTCTGGGGTAAAAATACGTGCTACGGTAGGTTTTTATAAAGCACAGAATAATTGTTGAGTGCAGAGGCTAGCACTGGGGAGCAGGTGAATTTCGATGAGTTTACACTCGGGGACAGAAGTGTTAAGTCTGGggccttgtctgtctgtctgtactAATAATGAGCCCATAAATAGGTTCAAGTAATAACTGACCAGCACCTGAGACTCGTGCTGCCTTGTGGACTTAGACGGGCCCTTTGGAGAATCTTGCCTaatattttccccctttccacAAGTGTTCAACCTCACAGGCCTACAACAAATCCAAACACTTCTAAATTTGCTCAGAAATACGGAGGCGCTGAGAAGTGCTCCAGGTGTGGCGATTCCGTGTATGCTGCCGAGAAGATCATTGGAGCTGGAAAGGTACGGTGCCGTTTTGAGTTAATGACAGTGAAAGACTACTCTCCAcgccctttctcctcccctgaaCCCGCCACATCCCACGCAGGCACCCGGTCTGATAAATAATGCCTTGGattaaacttttttaaatcaaatttccaTCTGAATCATTAATTTTTTGAGGTGATGCCCTTATTTGACAGATCACATCTATGTTTAAAAGAAACTTGTTTTCAAGGGGGGTGCTCCCGAAGGTTCTTAACTAAAAAGGCCGGACTGTTAACAAATTGGGACCCTGCAGTTTTATTCAGTGTAATGAAGAAAAGCAGCGAACCAGAGTCAGGACCCCTGATGCTAATGCGGTGTGTGGATTTGGAAATGTTACATAAGCACATCGCCTCTTGAGCTGCAGTGTTCTCAGGCTTCAAAGGGGCGCACAGGCCTGCGGCCAGGTCCGAGACTGCACCCAGGGAAACGCCCTCAGGCACAGCTCCCAGCCCTTGTCTTCCATGAAGGAAGTCCGAACCCAGCCGTTTTGTGGCTGACCAAGAATGTAGACACTGGACAGGTCCAGTTCCAGCCTGCTAGTGGGCTTTGGACCATGGCACCCAGGCACTTGCTTTGGGTGGATCTTTCTGAGCCCCTTCCTgccacagcatcagcatcagcatcggCATCAGCATCTAAATTGTGCTCCAGGAAACCGGCCTCTCAACCTTACTCTTCTGTCCGTTCCAGCCCTGGCACAAAAACTGCTTCCGATGTGCCAAGTGTGGGAAGAGTCTTGAATCAACAACTCTGACTGAGAAAGAAGGTGAAATCTATTGtaaaggtaaaattaatttcagttatCGCTATCCATGTGAATAGCCCACACTGGCTATTGGTTAGAACAAAAGAGTACTCTGCGGATGGGGGAAAGAGGGGGATAGTGTCTCTGgctatttgaaaagaaaagatctAGAGATGCTTTCAGATGACGGAAGCACAGAACAATTTTAAATGATACAGTTAAGTTCCTGATCATTTAAAACTCCCCTGCAAATAAAAGCAAACGGAAAACCTCACCACAGTCTTCTTTCAACTTCATGTTTTAAGCAAAGCCTGTGAGGATGTGCTTTCTATGTACGAGTAGAGAAGGTAGTAGACAAATATGTAATTTGCCGGCCTGCCTTCTATGCCGGGCATGCAGTGGGACCGAGACTACCCACTGTGGAACCAGGATGCCTCACTTGGCCCTGGCAGCTGTAAGATATTTGCTACCTGGCACATCTTATGCAAGGCGAACTTTTTTGGGCATAGCCAACAGTTTTTTACGTTATGGGGTCTGATGTGTGGGTCTTAAGCAATGCTAGCAAAGCTTAATGGACTGGTACTcactctcccttttcttttgtaGGATGCTATGCAAAGAACTTCGGGCCCAAGGGATTCGGCTACGGCCAGGGAGCAGGAGCCCTTGTTCACGCTCAGTAAAGGTGTGACCCCAGAGCCGGGTCCCACACAGAGGATCTCTACGTCTCTAGGCACAGATAACCCAGCACTAAACTACTGTGAACCTCTGCGGGCACTGAAGTACTGTGTCTCGCCCTGTCCTGGGACAGGCTGGCTGACGCGTAGGAAGAGCACTGTATCCTTCTGCTTTATTCATCAGCATTTTCGAGAaccatttcttttacattttaaataaaactgcagCTTGACTGGGGTGTTCACTGTCTTTCAGTTACCTGCATGTTACTAGATAGAGTGCACCCCGTTGCACAGTTGGCACACTAGGTTCACGTTTGCGGTATAGCTGTTGGAAAAGATCTCTCTCTTTAAACTGGCAAGTGTGACTCGAGAGTGCGGGCCGCAGGCCGCAGCGTTCAGGCTCCCAGAGCTGGCGTTCAGCAGGGCCATGtctcctgcctgctcctctcGCTTGGTGGTTACTTGTCTCCCTTTGGGAGCAGTTTCCTAAAGCATAGCTCCTAGACAACGTGCATTACAAGCACCTGGGAGCATTAAaaggcagattcctgggctccactcAGCCCCACAGAAGCAGAGTCTCTAGGGGCAGGGTCCCAGAAGCTGTTTCAACAAGCTCATCAGAAAGGCACACTGACCCAGGGTGGGCACACCGTAAACCCAAGCGCTTAAAAATTCCTTTCTCTGTACCTACAGATCATTACCAACAGCCACCTACAGACCACGGCGGAACGTGAGGCTGAATGTGACTTTTTTAGACTCTCCACTCTAATCTGATAGGCGGTGATTTACTAAATCTGGAAACGGGTGCTTTTCTCACATCTCACTTCTATATCAGTAGCAAAGAACGTTGCGCTGTCCTGGCACATTCAGTGGGCTCAGGGAGAAAAGGAGCACTAGACGATAAGGAGTATCTGCTTTATTGTCCTAGAAACTTCTAGTTCTTTACCAAAGACTCATCCAACCCTTTATTTTTCAGGGGTAGGGTGTGAAATTGGCCTGTCATGTGTATCGATCTGTGAACAAACCATCTTTTACAAAGCCTGTTTCAACATACTATATTGCTTATTTTGAAAAGCTAACGGGGGTGTGTTATGTATGACAtcaaaaaaataagcagaaactTAGGAAGATTGAGCGAGGGTATACCAGGTGAAAGAAGTCATGCTTGCTGACATCCCAGCCTTGAGCACTTCACCTATTCTGTAAGGCATACCGCTTCCAttgtgggaga contains these protein-coding regions:
- the CSRP2 gene encoding cysteine and glycine-rich protein 2; the protein is MPVWGGGNKCGACGRTVYHAEEVQCDGRSFHRCCFLCMVCRKNLDSTTVAIHDEEIYCKSCYGKKYGPKGYGYGQGAGTLNMDRGERLGIKPESVQPHRPTTNPNTSKFAQKYGGAEKCSRCGDSVYAAEKIIGAGKPWHKNCFRCAKCGKSLESTTLTEKEGEIYCKGCYAKNFGPKGFGYGQGAGALVHAQ